The Pollutimonas sp. M17 sequence GTTTATGTCGACATCACGCGTTCGACCACGCAGCTGGCGCAGTTGCGCCGCGCGATGGACGAAGGAATCCTCAAGCAGGCCGGCGACCCCGCCGCGCAAGTGCTGCTGGAAGACGGCAGCGCCTACAAGCACCAGGGCAAGCTGCTCTTTTCGGGCGTCAGCGTCGATCCCACCACGGGCCAGGTGAACCTCCGGGCCGAGTTCGACAACCCCGAGCAGATCCTGCTTCCCGGCATGTACGTCCGGGTGCGCCTGCAACAGGGCGTCGATGAAAAAGCCCTGCTGGTGCCGGAACAGGCCATACAGCGCACTTCCGACGGACTGAGCAGCCTGATGGTCGTCAAGGAAGGCAAGGTGCAGCCCGTCGCGGTGTCGGTAGGCTCTCAGGTCAAGGGAAAATCCATCATCTACAAGGGACTGAATCCGGGCGACGTGGTCGTCGTGGAGGGCTTCCAGAAGATTCGCCCCGGTGCGGCGGTGCAGCCCATTCCATGGAAGGAATCACAGGCGGCCGGCCAGGGCGGGGCCGCCCAGGGCGCCGATGCGGGCAAAACCGACCCGGCGGCGCAGCAAGGCCAGCCCCAGGGCGATGCTTCCGGATCCAAACCCGCCTCCCAGGGCTGAGGCTTCCTCAGTCCCGCGGGCCGGACATGGCGGCCCGCCGCGTCAATGCTTATAAAGTGAGCGCACATGCCACAGTTTTTTATTGAACGACCGATTTTCGCCTGGGTGGTCGCCTTGGGAATCACCCTGGCCGGCTTGCTGGCCATCCCCAACATGCCGGTCTCGCAGTATCCGGAAGTCGCGCCGCCCGCCATCACGATCAATGCCACCTATCCCGGCGCATCCGCCGACGATGTGGCCAGTTCCGTCGCCAGCGTAATCGAAAACGAGCTGAACGGCGCAAAAGGGCTGTTGTACTACGAGTCGGTCAGCGATTCCTACGGCCAGGCCGAGATCACCGTGACCTTCAAGCCGGGAACCAATCCCGACCTGGCCCAGGTCGACGTGCAGAACCGGGTGTCCAATATCACGGCCAAGCTGCCCGCCGCGGTGGTGCAGCAGGGCCTGAAGGTCTCGCAAACCAATACCGGCTTCCTGATGGTGGTCACGGTGTCGTCGCGCGACGGATCGCTGAGCGAAACCGCATTGGCCGATTACATTACGCGCAACATCCAGAACCCGGTGTCGCGCGTGCCGGGCGTGGGCAAGTTCCAGTTGTTCGCGGCGGGCCGCGCCATGCGCGTCTGGGTGGATCCGGACAAGCTCACCGGTTTCAAGCTCAGCATGGCCGACGTCAATAACGCCATCAGCCGCCAGAACGTGCTGATTTCCGGCGGCATCATGGGCTCGCCGCCCAATCCCGAGGCGCAGCGCGTGGCGGCTCCCATCGTGGTGAACGGCCAGTTGTCCTCCGTCGAAGAGTTCAGCAACATCGTGCTGCGCTCCAACGTCGACGGCTCGTCCGTGCGCCTGGGCGACGTCGCGCGCATCGAGGTCGGGGCCGACAACTACCAGTTCGGCGCGCGCCTGAACGGCAAGGCCACCGCCGCGTTCGCGATCTCGCTTTCGCCCAACGCCAACGCGCTGTCCACGGCGGAAGGCGTGAAGGCGAAAATGGACGAGCTGTCCGAGTTCTTCCCGGAGAACATCACCTACGCCGTTCCCTACGACACCTCTCCCTACGTCGAGATTTCCATCGAGCAGGTCGTGCACACGCTGCTCGAAGCCATGGTCCTGGTGTTCGTGGTGATGTTCGTCTTCCTGCAGAACGTGCGCTATACACTGATCCCGGCCCTGGTGGTGCCCGTGGCCATACTTGGCGCCTTCGCCGTCATGCTGGCCCTGGGTTTCTCGATCAACGTGCTGACCATGTTCGCCATGGTGCTGGCCATCGGGATCCTGGTGGACGATGCCATCGTGGTGGTCGAGAACGTCGAGCGCATCATGGCCGAGGAGGGCCTGCCGCCCAAAGAGGCCACCAAGAAAGCCATGCCGCAGATCAGCGGCGCCATCGTCGGCATCACGCTGGTGCTGACCACGGTGTTCCTGCCGCTGGCCTTCATGTCGGGATCGGTGGGCGTCATCTACCGCCAGTTTTCGGTGGCCATGGCGGTGTCCATCCTGTTCTCGGCGCTGCTGGCGTTGACCTTCACTCCCGCCTTGTGCGCAACCATACTCAAGCCCATACCCAAGGGCCACCACGCCACCAAAAAGGGTTTCTTCGGCTGGTTCAACCGCTCCTTCGACAACACCACGCAGCGCTACGAGGGCTGGGTGGGCCGCAGCCTGAAGCGCGGCGGACGGATGATGCTGGTCTATCTGGTGCTGGTCATCGCCCTGGGCTGGCTCTACCTGCGCCTGCCCACCTCCTTCCTGCCCGAGGAAGACCAGGGCTACGTGGTCGCCAACATCGAACTGCCCGCCGGCTCCACCGCCAACCGCACCGTGGAGATCATCGAGCAGGTGGAGCAGTACTTCAGCAAGATTCCGGAAGTGGCCAACATCATCACTGTCCAGGGCTTCAGCTTCAACGGCAACGGGCTCAATTCGGCGATTGCCTTCGTCCCGCTGAAGGATTTCTCGGAACGCAAGAGCCCCGGCAGCTCCGCCCAGGCAATTTCCGGCCAGGCCATGCAGAAGCTGTTGTTCGGCTTGCCGGACGCCATGGTGTTCTCCATCGTTCCGCCGGCGATTTCATCGCTGGGCAACGCATCCGGTTTCGACATGCGCCTGGAGGATCGCGGCGGGCGAGGGCACGACGCGCTGATGGCGGCTTCCCAGCAACTGCTTCAAATGGCGGCCCAGAACCCGGTGCTGTCGCAGACGCGCATCACCGGCCTTGGGCCGGGCGCGCAGCTTAGCCTGACCATAGACCGCGACAAGGCCGCCGCCCTGGGCGTCGATTTCGCCGAAGCGGCGCAGCTTGTTTCCACCGCCATGGGCTCGTCCTATGTCGGGAAATTCACCAATCAGGGCTGGATCCAGAACGTGTGGGTGCAGGCCGACCAGGGCCATCGCATGAAGCCGGACGACGTGCTCAAGCTGAATGCGCGCAACAGCCAGGGCGAGATGGTGCCGCTGTCCTCCTTCGTGTCCTACGAGTGGGTGGAGGGGCCCGTGCAGGTCGTGCGCTACAACAGCTACGAATCCGTGCGCATAGGCGGATCGGCGGGCCCGGGCTATTCCACGGGCGAAGCCATGGCGGAAATGGAAAAGCTGGTCGGCCAGTTGCCGGCCGGCTTCGGCGTCGAATGGACCGGGCTGTCCTATCAGGAAATCCAGGCCGGCGGCCAGACGACCATCCTGCTCAGCCTGGCCGTGCTGGTCGTCTTCATGGTGCTGGCGGCGCTGTATGAAAGCTGGGCCATACCGCTGTCCGTCATGCTGGCCGTCCCGCTGGGCATGCTGGGCGCCGTCGCCATGACGA is a genomic window containing:
- a CDS encoding efflux RND transporter permease subunit, translating into MPQFFIERPIFAWVVALGITLAGLLAIPNMPVSQYPEVAPPAITINATYPGASADDVASSVASVIENELNGAKGLLYYESVSDSYGQAEITVTFKPGTNPDLAQVDVQNRVSNITAKLPAAVVQQGLKVSQTNTGFLMVVTVSSRDGSLSETALADYITRNIQNPVSRVPGVGKFQLFAAGRAMRVWVDPDKLTGFKLSMADVNNAISRQNVLISGGIMGSPPNPEAQRVAAPIVVNGQLSSVEEFSNIVLRSNVDGSSVRLGDVARIEVGADNYQFGARLNGKATAAFAISLSPNANALSTAEGVKAKMDELSEFFPENITYAVPYDTSPYVEISIEQVVHTLLEAMVLVFVVMFVFLQNVRYTLIPALVVPVAILGAFAVMLALGFSINVLTMFAMVLAIGILVDDAIVVVENVERIMAEEGLPPKEATKKAMPQISGAIVGITLVLTTVFLPLAFMSGSVGVIYRQFSVAMAVSILFSALLALTFTPALCATILKPIPKGHHATKKGFFGWFNRSFDNTTQRYEGWVGRSLKRGGRMMLVYLVLVIALGWLYLRLPTSFLPEEDQGYVVANIELPAGSTANRTVEIIEQVEQYFSKIPEVANIITVQGFSFNGNGLNSAIAFVPLKDFSERKSPGSSAQAISGQAMQKLLFGLPDAMVFSIVPPAISSLGNASGFDMRLEDRGGRGHDALMAASQQLLQMAAQNPVLSQTRITGLGPGAQLSLTIDRDKAAALGVDFAEAAQLVSTAMGSSYVGKFTNQGWIQNVWVQADQGHRMKPDDVLKLNARNSQGEMVPLSSFVSYEWVEGPVQVVRYNSYESVRIGGSAGPGYSTGEAMAEMEKLVGQLPAGFGVEWTGLSYQEIQAGGQTTILLSLAVLVVFMVLAALYESWAIPLSVMLAVPLGMLGAVAMTTVMGMSNDVYFQVGMITVIGLAAKNAILIVEFAKDLYATGKTSLLDATIEAARLRFRPILMTSFAFILGVLPLALATGAGAASQNAVGLGVLGGMLAATPLAVLFVPAFFVVVLTLFKVRPDKLLGGHVPHAVHDAGAHGATHQEPHENKTGDKHE